One stretch of Cervus canadensis isolate Bull #8, Minnesota chromosome 5, ASM1932006v1, whole genome shotgun sequence DNA includes these proteins:
- the ID2 gene encoding DNA-binding protein inhibitor ID-2 yields MKAFSPVRSVRKNSLSDHGLGISRSKTPVDDPMSLLYNMNDCYSKLKELVPSIPQNKKVSKMEILQHVIDYILDLQIALDSHPTIVSLHHQRPGQSQASRTPLTTLNTDISILSLQASEFPSELMSNDSKALCG; encoded by the exons ATGAAAGCCTTCAGTCCAGTGAGGTCCGTTAGGAAAAACAGCCTTTCGGACCACGGCCTCGGCATCTCCCGGAGCAAAACCCCGGTGGACGACCCGATGAGCCTGCTGTACAACATGAACGACTGCTACTCCAAGCTCAAGGAGCTGGTGCCCAGCATCCCGCAAAACAAGAAGGTGAGCAAGATGGAAATCCTGCAGCACGTCATCGATTACATCTTGGACTTGCAGATCGCGCTGGACTCGCACCCCACCATCGTCAGCCTGCACCACCAGCGACCCGGACAGAGCCAGGCGTCTAGGACGCCGCTCACCACCCTCAACACCGACATCAGCATCCTGTCCTTGCAG GCTTCTGAATTCCCTTCTGAGTTAATGTCAAATGACAGCAAAGCGCTCTGTGGCTGA